The following proteins are encoded in a genomic region of Methanomicrobia archaeon:
- a CDS encoding ribosome assembly factor SBDS: MVSLDRAVIARYKHSKKIFEILVDPDGAERMRGGGQVDLEELLAADEVFTDAAKGDKATEKDLMDAFSTTELSEVVKKIIKEGELHLTTEQRRRKIEEKRKKVVERIARIAINPQTNTPHPVTRIEIAMNEARVHIDPFKSVDELVSETVKALRPLIPIKIEESEVAVRIPAPYAGHAYELKRSFDVQKEEWSTDGSYIAVVKLPAGMRDELFSFVNRITKGDAQVKILK, translated from the coding sequence ATGGTCAGCCTGGACAGGGCAGTTATCGCACGGTACAAGCATAGCAAGAAGATTTTTGAGATTCTTGTTGATCCTGACGGCGCGGAGCGGATGCGCGGGGGTGGTCAGGTAGACCTCGAGGAGCTGCTCGCGGCAGATGAGGTCTTCACCGATGCCGCGAAGGGTGATAAGGCGACGGAAAAGGATCTGATGGACGCGTTCTCGACCACTGAGCTGAGCGAGGTCGTCAAAAAGATCATCAAGGAAGGCGAACTGCATCTCACAACAGAGCAGCGGCGGCGGAAGATCGAGGAGAAGCGTAAAAAGGTCGTCGAGCGGATCGCTCGTATCGCTATCAATCCACAGACCAACACCCCCCATCCCGTTACGAGGATCGAGATCGCCATGAACGAGGCTCGCGTGCACATCGATCCGTTTAAGAGCGTCGATGAGCTGGTAAGTGAGACGGTGAAAGCGCTCCGCCCGCTCATTCCGATTAAGATCGAGGAGAGCGAGGTCGCGGTCAGGATCCCGGCGCCTTATGCCGGGCACGCGTACGAGCTGAAGCGGAGTTTTGATGTGCAGAAGGAGGAGTGGTCGACAGACGGCTCTTATATCGCGGTGGTAAAACTGCCCGCGGGGATGCGGGACGAGCTCTTTTCCTTCGTGAACCGCATCACCAAGGGAGATGCACAGGTCAAGATATTGAAGTGA
- a CDS encoding RNA-binding protein, which produces MYKVVVPGDYISDEAKRAGEGTYVEVGKVYAANYGIVSDKEEIRVVALAGKYVPARGDVVIGKIIEIAYPYWIVDIGSPYEGRLHSNEFGRGGDRKIDFSSMSEYLDLGDLVVAKVLNVDALMRIDLTLKDEFRISDRGRLIEISYTKVPRVIGRSGSMIKMLKEKCNCFIFIAKNGRIWIRGKEEDMNLATQVLLMISNEAHTSGLTDRVSNFLDSFKKEREGE; this is translated from the coding sequence ATGTATAAAGTGGTGGTACCCGGAGATTACATCTCCGATGAGGCTAAACGAGCAGGTGAGGGGACGTACGTAGAGGTGGGCAAGGTTTACGCTGCGAACTACGGTATCGTGAGCGATAAAGAGGAGATACGGGTGGTCGCGCTCGCCGGTAAGTACGTGCCCGCCAGAGGTGACGTCGTCATCGGTAAGATAATCGAGATTGCATACCCCTACTGGATTGTCGATATCGGATCGCCCTACGAAGGGCGATTGCATAGCAACGAGTTTGGACGGGGGGGCGACCGGAAGATTGACTTCAGTTCCATGAGTGAGTATCTGGACCTGGGTGATCTGGTCGTGGCGAAGGTGCTGAATGTGGACGCCCTCATGCGCATCGATCTGACGTTGAAGGATGAATTCAGGATCAGCGATCGCGGGCGCTTGATCGAGATCTCATATACAAAGGTGCCGCGCGTTATTGGGCGGAGCGGCTCGATGATCAAGATGCTCAAGGAGAAGTGCAACTGCTTTATCTTCATCGCCAAGAATGGGCGGATCTGGATACGCGGAAAAGAGGAGGATATGAACCTCGCGACCCAGGTGCTGCTTATGATCTCGAATGAGGCGCATACGTCCGGCTTGACTGATCGGGTGTCGAATTTTTTGGATTCGTTTAAGAAGGAGCGAGAAGGAGAGTGA
- a CDS encoding exosome complex exonuclease Rrp41 → MKNEELELIKDGKRLDGRGFDELRPIKIEVGVLKRADGSCYFQLGNNKAIAAVFGPREMHPRHFQDAKMAVVTYRYNMAPFSVDDRKRPGPDRRSVEISKVSREALDPVIIKEYYPKTAIDVYVELLQSDAGTRTAGINAASVALAAAGIPMRDLVSSVAVGKIHGEVVLDLSAKEDNFGQADMPIAMVARTDTITMIQMDGRFTEAEFKRGMELANRGCHQIYELQRAALLDKYSESAELGEE, encoded by the coding sequence ATGAAGAACGAAGAGTTAGAGTTGATAAAGGACGGGAAAAGATTGGATGGTCGCGGGTTTGATGAACTGAGACCGATAAAGATCGAAGTAGGTGTGTTGAAGCGGGCGGACGGGTCCTGCTACTTCCAGTTGGGGAATAATAAAGCGATTGCTGCGGTGTTCGGACCACGAGAGATGCATCCGCGGCACTTCCAGGACGCCAAGATGGCCGTCGTTACCTACCGCTATAATATGGCACCGTTCTCGGTGGACGATCGTAAACGGCCCGGCCCGGATCGCAGGAGCGTAGAGATCTCAAAGGTGAGTCGAGAGGCCCTGGATCCGGTCATTATCAAGGAGTATTATCCGAAGACGGCGATCGACGTCTACGTTGAGCTGCTCCAATCGGATGCAGGAACGAGAACAGCGGGCATCAATGCCGCCTCGGTCGCGCTCGCGGCTGCAGGCATACCGATGCGCGATCTTGTCTCCTCAGTCGCCGTGGGCAAGATCCACGGCGAGGTCGTGCTCGACTTGAGCGCGAAGGAGGACAACTTCGGCCAGGCTGACATGCCGATCGCGATGGTCGCACGAACGGATACGATCACCATGATCCAGATGGATGGTCGGTTCACCGAGGCCGAATTCAAACGCGGTATGGAACTGGCGAATCGGGGCTGTCATCAGATCTACGAGTTGCAGCGAGCGGCATTGCTCGATAAATATAGTGAAAGTGCGGAGCTAGGTGAGGAATAA
- a CDS encoding exosome complex protein Rrp42: MGFEVMEDLRKDYVYDLIDSGKRIDGRGFLDYREITVERDAIDKAEGSALVRIGDTAVLVGVKVEPGEPFPDTPNLGVIMTNAELRPGASPDFEPGPPDENSIELARIVDRGIRGSETLDLEKLCIEPGVKVWMTFIDIHILDNDGNLIDAAALGAIASLLNLRIPTERYGLTGDNVLAPRETPVAVSIIEVGGNFLVDPCLYEENAASSKLTVISNADGTLSGLQKSGNGGLKQEQIEAMIAIGIEKGQELREKFLVL; the protein is encoded by the coding sequence ATGGGATTTGAGGTTATGGAAGATCTTCGGAAAGATTACGTGTATGATTTGATTGATAGCGGGAAGCGGATTGATGGCCGGGGCTTTCTGGATTACCGTGAGATCACGGTGGAGCGCGATGCGATCGACAAGGCAGAAGGCTCTGCACTGGTGAGGATCGGCGACACCGCGGTCCTGGTGGGCGTAAAGGTCGAGCCCGGCGAACCCTTCCCGGACACCCCGAATCTGGGGGTTATCATGACGAACGCGGAACTCCGACCGGGCGCGTCGCCCGACTTCGAGCCGGGGCCGCCGGACGAGAACAGTATCGAGCTGGCACGGATAGTGGATCGCGGGATTCGAGGCTCAGAAACGCTCGATTTGGAGAAGTTGTGCATTGAACCAGGCGTGAAGGTCTGGATGACCTTTATCGATATCCACATCCTGGATAACGACGGGAACCTTATCGACGCGGCTGCGTTGGGTGCGATTGCGTCGCTCTTGAATCTCCGCATTCCGACCGAGCGCTACGGCTTGACCGGGGACAATGTGCTCGCGCCACGTGAAACGCCGGTCGCCGTGAGCATCATAGAGGTCGGCGGGAATTTCCTGGTCGATCCCTGTCTGTACGAGGAGAATGCAGCGTCGAGCAAGCTCACCGTCATCTCAAATGCCGATGGCACGCTCTCGGGGTTACAGAAGAGCGGCAATGGTGGCTTGAAGCAAGAACAGATCGAAGCGATGATCGCGATCGGCATCGAGAAAGGGCAGGAGCTACGCGAGAAGTTTCTGGTGCTCTAA
- a CDS encoding transcription factor produces the protein MLAADNPLVREYFRRIIGEDGLRILETIPEEEITDEEIAKLSETKLTSVRKILYLLYESRIAEYRTERDDNTGWITYWWRFNHHNIKRMMEEEADGELARLEKSLTYEQNGEFYRCQCQRVLFEEAAEKDFWCEECDANFEYFDNREIVKEIEQQINELKKWKRRVKRN, from the coding sequence ATGTTGGCGGCAGATAATCCTTTGGTGAGAGAATACTTCAGGAGAATAATCGGCGAAGACGGCTTGCGGATCCTGGAGACAATCCCTGAGGAGGAGATCACAGACGAGGAAATCGCCAAGCTCAGCGAGACGAAACTCACGTCGGTACGCAAGATTCTGTATCTGCTGTATGAGAGCAGGATTGCGGAGTACCGGACTGAGCGCGATGATAATACCGGCTGGATTACCTATTGGTGGCGTTTCAATCACCACAATATCAAGCGGATGATGGAGGAGGAAGCGGACGGCGAGCTGGCACGGTTGGAGAAGAGTCTTACTTACGAGCAGAATGGCGAGTTCTATAGGTGCCAGTGTCAGCGTGTGTTATTTGAAGAGGCCGCGGAGAAGGACTTCTGGTGCGAGGAATGCGACGCGAATTTCGAATATTTCGATAACCGTGAAATCGTGAAAGAGATCGAGCAGCAGATCAACGAGTTAAAGAAGTGGAAGCGGAGAGTAAAGAGGAACTAA
- a CDS encoding HDIG domain-containing protein: MLRAAGCDDKVIRHCNAVAEFALELAHRHPESVDECLVFKGALLHDLGRAHSHGIDHGVVGGAMARALGLDEALVRIIERHIGAGLTAAEAETVGLPPHDLLPGTLEEKIVAHADNLVAGRQRTSIEAAIADFKVELGASHPAIKRMLALHKEVVIE; this comes from the coding sequence ATACTCCGAGCAGCTGGCTGCGACGATAAGGTGATCAGGCATTGTAATGCTGTTGCAGAGTTCGCGCTGGAGCTCGCGCATCGTCATCCCGAGTCGGTGGACGAGTGCCTGGTATTCAAGGGCGCACTGCTCCATGATCTTGGCAGAGCGCACTCGCACGGTATCGACCATGGGGTTGTGGGTGGCGCGATGGCGCGTGCCTTAGGTCTTGATGAAGCGCTTGTGCGTATCATTGAGCGGCATATCGGCGCCGGACTGACGGCAGCGGAAGCCGAGACGGTTGGTTTGCCGCCTCACGATCTTCTCCCCGGGACGCTGGAAGAGAAGATCGTTGCCCATGCAGACAATTTGGTCGCCGGAAGGCAGAGAACGAGCATAGAGGCGGCGATCGCTGATTTCAAGGTGGAATTGGGGGCATCGCACCCCGCGATCAAACGGATGCTCGCACTCCATAAAGAGGTAGTGATTGAATAG